Proteins encoded in a region of the Planococcus citri chromosome 1, ihPlaCitr1.1, whole genome shotgun sequence genome:
- the LOC135832949 gene encoding uncharacterized protein LOC135832949: MSVKGTVTEDIVSNTIKSSLKELKSFTELLNAEFTEEGHDESNREKFKEDISRVLEKFGSAEANLQKTLSALAATRNVVGIADVGDEEEQLNPQNLMKEIDEIINIFEGKSRAPEVEPAFEKFDETQIVSQLEKVEDILNEYNPLKFRDDDEDDGEDDPNEREEQRMSKVLEQFQKKYMKKHDESMLAEDDENAMEVDQADEGSTTESEDEDAENAQASNRPSTSNMGAKKAMDDKLKKMWKDYEKQINDVQLKPLKEIYDKKSSEAAPIPLSQLTHYPAFSKSILELFSQDDIVTCGEKQNYIDPFSKKAIQNPIRNKICQHVYEKDTVCNMIARKKEMGCPNVGCDAKFTIHDLEEDEDLTQKVTQNNERQSCQPSTSANVSNAEYLGDTDYESD; encoded by the exons atgTCCGTTAAAGGTACCGTTACCGAAGACATCGTTTCTAATACAATCAAATCAAGTTTAAAAGAATTAAAGTCATTCACCGAACTGTTAAATGCCGAGTTTACAGAAGAAGGACATG ATGAAAGTAATCGCGAGAAATTTAAAGAGGACATTTCCAGAGTCTTGGAAAAATTCGGTTCGGCTGAAgcaaatcttcaaaaaactcTCTCTGCTTTAGCCGCAACGAGGAACGTGGTCGGGATTGCTGATGTAGGAGATGAAGAAGAGCAACTTAATCCTCAAAATCTAATGAAAGAAATCGACGAAATTATCAATATATTCGAGGGAAAATCGAGAGCAC CCGAAGTGGAACCAGCTTTTGAGAAGTTCGACGAAACTCAAATCGTCAGCCAGTTGGAAAAAGTAGAGGATATATTGAACGAATATAACCCGTTGAAATTCCGCGATGACGACGAAGACGATGGCGAAGATGATCCGAATGAACGAGAAGAACAAAGAATGTCCAAAGTTTTGGAACAGTTTCAGAAGAAATATATGAAGAAACATGACGAAAGCATGCTAGCCGAAGACGATGAAAATGCGATGGAAGTTGATCAAGCTGACGAAGGTAGTACAACCGAGAGCGAAGATGAAGACGCAGAGAACGCACAAGCTTCCAACAGGCCGAGTACTTCGAATATGGGAGCTAAGAAGGCAATggatgataaattgaaaaaaatgtggaaagaTTACGAAAAGCAGATAAACGATGTTCAATTGAAACCGTTGAAAGAG ATTTATGACAAGAAATCATCGGAGGCTGCACCTATACCCCTTAGTCAACTTACTCACTATCCTGCATTCAGTAAATCTATTTTAGAGCTATTTTCGCAAG ATGACATCGTCACATGTGGAGAGAAGCAGAATTATATAGatcctttttcgaaaaaagccATCCAGAATCCGATTCGTAACAAAATCTGCCAGCATGTATACGAAAAAGACACGGTTTGTAATATGATCGCACGTAAGAAAGAAATGGG CTGTCCGAATGTCGGTTGTGACGCGAAATTCACCATACACGATTTAGAGGAAGATGAAGATTTAACTCAGAAAGTTACCCAAAACAATGAGAGACAGAGTTGCCAACCATCTACCAGTGCAAATGTAAGCAATGCCGAATATTTGGGTGACACCGATTACGAATctgattaa